A window from Mycobacterium saskatchewanense encodes these proteins:
- a CDS encoding tetratricopeptide repeat protein encodes MTTAAEVNPIAAVAARPQPLGAFPLPLGYLLIPAGEENDAVRSTLLEGNEPAAWPEGLRAHELALSGDVDAALAQLSADDPVTRYNRFVLQPDGVDTDRLRADLGEFGVLVDLVLFTIGARDMPPEADDATGELAAVALSAQASHAVAQGNPATAVALLMRAAEAAAEVSSCLEGVLIGAAGSIGRDTDDASAQPRLERALRLLDGADGLRVARAELHLTIAGLIHERAQDNPGVLAQAIPHYHSALQLVLREEAPLLWASAHANLATAYLTMPMVEASGQLRLGVAAQSLRSALKVYTPERYPEQWASVQLNLANSLVYTPSKHQADNLVEAVELYEGVLATRSRESDPLGRARVLANQGNALAHLGIFDQAKAKLYEARFLFEEHQDNESVRAVRGVLDEIARQVALSRSGELA; translated from the coding sequence ATGACCACCGCCGCTGAGGTCAACCCCATCGCCGCGGTGGCCGCCAGACCGCAGCCGCTCGGCGCGTTCCCCCTGCCGCTGGGGTATCTGCTGATCCCCGCCGGCGAGGAGAACGACGCGGTGCGTTCGACGCTGCTGGAGGGGAACGAACCCGCCGCCTGGCCGGAAGGGCTGCGTGCGCACGAGCTCGCCCTTTCCGGCGACGTCGACGCGGCGTTGGCTCAGCTGAGCGCCGACGACCCCGTCACCCGATACAACCGGTTCGTGCTGCAGCCCGACGGCGTCGACACGGACCGGCTGCGCGCCGATCTCGGCGAATTCGGTGTGCTGGTAGACCTCGTGTTGTTCACCATCGGCGCACGCGACATGCCGCCCGAGGCCGACGACGCCACCGGGGAGCTTGCCGCCGTCGCGCTATCCGCGCAAGCCAGTCACGCTGTGGCGCAGGGGAACCCAGCGACCGCGGTCGCCCTGCTGATGCGTGCCGCCGAAGCTGCCGCCGAAGTGTCGTCATGCCTTGAAGGTGTGCTGATCGGGGCGGCCGGATCGATCGGCCGCGACACCGATGACGCGTCGGCCCAGCCGCGCCTGGAACGAGCGCTGCGTCTGCTCGACGGCGCCGACGGTCTGCGCGTCGCCCGGGCGGAGCTGCATCTCACCATTGCGGGGCTGATACACGAACGCGCCCAAGACAATCCGGGAGTCTTGGCGCAGGCGATACCGCACTATCACTCCGCGCTCCAGCTGGTGTTGCGGGAGGAGGCGCCGCTGCTGTGGGCGTCGGCGCATGCCAACCTGGCGACGGCATACCTGACCATGCCGATGGTGGAGGCGTCCGGCCAGTTGCGTCTCGGGGTTGCCGCGCAATCGCTGCGCTCGGCGCTGAAGGTCTACACCCCCGAGCGTTACCCCGAGCAGTGGGCGAGCGTCCAGCTGAATCTCGCGAACTCGCTGGTGTACACGCCGTCCAAGCACCAGGCCGACAACCTCGTGGAAGCGGTGGAACTCTACGAGGGCGTGCTCGCGACCCGCTCTCGCGAAAGCGACCCACTGGGCAGGGCCAGGGTGCTGGCCAACCAGGGCAACGCGCTGGCCCACCTCGGGATCTTCGACCAGGCCAAGGCCAAGTTGTACGAGGCGCGTTTCTTGTTCGAGGAGCACCAGGACAACGAATCCGTGCGTGCGGTGCGCGGCGTGCTGGACGAGATCGCCCGACAGGTGGCGCTTTCGCGTTCCGGGGAACTCGCATGA
- a CDS encoding NifU family protein, whose amino-acid sequence MTVISEPGLEELAKRVDDAVAALADLDPKARAVAEELKAALEAVHRAGLVTMVRRMRADDAARAVLFELVDDPVVHLLLSLHEIIRPDPVTHANRVLASVRPQLQSHGGDVTLVRVEDGTAYVRLEGACNGCSMSSATLRNLVEQALVEGVPAIGAVEVLPNEPSPTLIPIEALRIGSATARDGWAMVGPASGLADGDVTVRSLTADSGEHADVILVSVDHRLSAYRNECAHEAMPLDNAVLDADSGTLTCPWHGFCYDASSGECLSAPGAQLEQLPLRVDDGDVWVRVRG is encoded by the coding sequence ATGACCGTGATATCCGAGCCCGGGCTCGAAGAACTGGCCAAGCGGGTTGACGACGCCGTCGCGGCGCTGGCCGACCTCGACCCGAAGGCCCGGGCCGTGGCCGAGGAGCTCAAGGCGGCACTCGAGGCCGTGCATCGTGCCGGGCTGGTGACCATGGTGCGCCGCATGCGCGCGGACGACGCCGCCCGTGCGGTCTTGTTCGAGCTGGTGGACGACCCGGTGGTGCACCTGTTGCTTTCCCTGCACGAGATCATCCGGCCCGACCCCGTCACCCACGCCAACCGGGTGCTGGCCTCCGTGCGGCCCCAGTTGCAAAGTCATGGGGGCGATGTCACCCTCGTCCGGGTCGAGGACGGCACCGCGTACGTGCGGCTCGAAGGAGCTTGCAACGGATGTTCGATGTCCTCGGCGACTCTGCGGAACCTTGTCGAGCAGGCGCTGGTCGAGGGCGTGCCGGCGATCGGCGCGGTCGAAGTGCTGCCGAACGAGCCGTCGCCGACGCTGATTCCGATCGAGGCCCTGCGCATCGGGTCGGCCACGGCGCGCGACGGGTGGGCCATGGTCGGGCCGGCCTCCGGGCTGGCCGACGGCGACGTGACGGTGCGCAGCCTGACGGCAGATTCGGGCGAGCATGCCGACGTGATCCTTGTGAGTGTCGACCATCGGCTGTCCGCCTACCGCAACGAATGCGCCCACGAGGCAATGCCATTGGACAACGCCGTCCTCGACGCCGACAGCGGGACGCTCACCTGCCCCTGGCACGGTTTCTGCTACGACGCGTCCTCGGGTGAATGCCTGAGCGCACCCGGCGCGCAACTCGAGCAATTGCCACTGCGCGTGGACGACGGAGACGTTTGGGTCCGAGTGCGCGGATGA
- a CDS encoding NHL repeat-containing protein, translating to MSRYTVRHNVTAPPRRVEAVPDLDLTGGWSPDVWLGAPAPGGLALPAAEPTMAWMYSPRGVYLDDQHLVVADSGNHRVLLWHGVPQVDEQPADVVLGQPDGSTEGRAAGGRGPERGMNLPTGVLVHDGRLVVADAWHHRILVWDEFPACTDVAPDVVLGQPDASSVEPNGGGECCAASFYWPFGIAIVGGIFWVADTGNRRVLGWRGGIPDPGRPADVVLGQPDASHREENRAGEPGPASFRWPHDIAGREDLLLVADAGNHRILGWSPPPGSDAPADVLAGQPDFASAQEWPYGPHTGDRFRFPYAVGLAGERLAVADTANNRILLWDGVPTDGRPADYVLAQPHFGANGENRWSSVQRDTLCWPYGLSLCGDRLAVADSGNNRVVIWRRR from the coding sequence ATGAGCCGCTACACGGTCCGGCACAACGTCACTGCGCCACCCCGGCGGGTCGAGGCCGTGCCCGATCTCGATCTCACCGGTGGCTGGTCGCCCGACGTGTGGCTGGGCGCACCCGCCCCCGGCGGACTGGCTCTTCCCGCGGCGGAACCCACCATGGCGTGGATGTATTCGCCGCGCGGGGTATACCTCGACGATCAGCATCTGGTGGTCGCCGACTCTGGGAACCATCGAGTGTTGTTGTGGCACGGCGTCCCCCAGGTCGACGAGCAGCCGGCCGACGTCGTGCTGGGCCAGCCGGACGGGTCGACCGAGGGCCGCGCGGCCGGCGGCCGCGGGCCCGAACGCGGCATGAACCTGCCCACCGGCGTCCTCGTGCACGACGGCCGGCTCGTCGTCGCCGACGCGTGGCATCACCGCATCCTGGTCTGGGACGAGTTTCCCGCGTGCACCGACGTCGCCCCGGATGTCGTGTTGGGGCAACCCGACGCGTCCTCGGTGGAGCCCAACGGGGGCGGCGAATGCTGCGCGGCGTCCTTTTACTGGCCCTTCGGGATCGCGATTGTCGGCGGCATTTTTTGGGTCGCCGACACCGGCAATCGTCGCGTTCTCGGCTGGCGGGGCGGGATTCCCGATCCGGGCCGGCCCGCTGACGTCGTGCTCGGCCAACCCGACGCCTCTCACCGGGAGGAAAACCGGGCGGGGGAACCCGGCCCGGCCAGCTTCCGCTGGCCGCACGACATCGCCGGACGGGAAGATCTGTTGCTGGTTGCCGACGCGGGCAACCACCGGATCCTGGGGTGGTCGCCCCCGCCCGGCTCCGACGCTCCGGCCGACGTGCTGGCGGGACAGCCGGATTTCGCCAGTGCGCAGGAATGGCCGTACGGTCCGCACACGGGTGACCGGTTTCGGTTCCCCTATGCGGTCGGTCTCGCCGGAGAACGACTGGCGGTGGCGGACACCGCCAACAACCGAATTCTGTTGTGGGACGGAGTTCCCACCGATGGCCGCCCTGCCGACTACGTGCTGGCGCAGCCGCACTTCGGGGCCAACGGCGAAAACCGCTGGTCGTCGGTGCAGCGCGACACCCTGTGCTGGCCGTACGGGCTTTCGCTGTGCGGGGACCGCTTGGCGGTTGCGGACTCGGGGAACAACCGGGTCGTGATCTGGCGGCGCCGGTGA